A region from the Streptomyces tsukubensis genome encodes:
- a CDS encoding N-6 DNA methylase: MPSIPPVTVALAEIARLAGVGRAAVSNWRRRYSTFPAPVGGTDTTPQFDLAEVESWLRDNGKLRREEDLLRWLWPQFDALPGRAAAGEAIAAVAEATGATEASGKLGNAQLAAVEEALKVARSRGVGATYDFLLERWSRTHVRQISTTPSPLAELMVTLAAVLGDRPRAVLDPACGTGGLLLAAGHRWSSERALELMGSDVSPVLARLARGRIGTSGLPRNVRTRIATTDTLRDDTWAAERADVVLCNPPYNARDWGHEELATDTRWTFGLPPRTESELAWVQHALAGLADGGTAVLLLPPGVAKRRAGRRIRAGLLRTGALRAVIALPAGSAPPHAVGLHLWLLRKPAADAHPLKTLLLVDAAETEEGTGTKDGRDPVDWDALTHSLPAVVRAHEAGESRDVSPVRSAAVPVVGLLDEQVDLTPARHVPAVRGSAARRARRSWEEFSSALSRLAEVSSALAALRELEEAGVQPPTTSIDELLRAGALELHGGQTLPRDAVHQGPRPRGAVPVLTVNDLIRRTEPTGWLGPHQVTAFEEHITLTAPLDVVVVGASQVFDAWVEQTAPTALVPQILALRPDPGLLDPWFLAGCLRSPGNARQAGSHSTHASRVDVRRLRVPRLSLAEQRRYGEAFRRIVELERMLQQANGLGRELTGALSDALAEGRLR, encoded by the coding sequence ATGCCCTCCATCCCACCCGTCACCGTGGCACTCGCGGAGATCGCCCGACTGGCCGGAGTGGGGCGGGCGGCAGTGAGCAACTGGCGGCGGCGGTACAGCACTTTCCCTGCGCCCGTCGGCGGAACGGACACCACACCCCAATTCGATCTCGCGGAGGTCGAGTCCTGGCTCCGTGACAACGGGAAGCTGCGGCGCGAGGAGGATCTGCTCCGATGGCTCTGGCCGCAGTTCGACGCTCTGCCGGGGCGGGCGGCGGCCGGCGAGGCCATTGCTGCGGTGGCCGAGGCCACAGGGGCGACGGAGGCATCGGGGAAGCTGGGAAATGCTCAACTGGCGGCCGTCGAGGAGGCGCTGAAGGTTGCCCGTAGCCGTGGAGTGGGGGCCACCTACGACTTTCTGCTGGAGCGCTGGTCCCGTACCCACGTACGGCAGATTTCCACGACGCCCTCTCCCCTCGCAGAACTGATGGTCACCTTGGCCGCGGTACTCGGCGACCGGCCCCGCGCGGTACTGGATCCCGCCTGCGGGACGGGCGGGCTACTGCTCGCGGCCGGGCATCGCTGGTCGTCGGAGCGTGCGCTGGAGTTGATGGGATCGGACGTCAGCCCGGTACTCGCACGGTTGGCCAGGGGCCGGATCGGCACATCGGGGCTGCCGCGGAACGTTCGTACCCGCATTGCCACGACCGACACTCTCCGTGACGATACCTGGGCTGCCGAACGGGCCGACGTGGTGCTGTGCAATCCGCCGTACAACGCCAGGGACTGGGGGCACGAGGAACTCGCCACCGACACCCGCTGGACCTTCGGTCTTCCCCCGCGTACGGAATCGGAGCTGGCCTGGGTGCAGCACGCGCTGGCCGGGTTGGCGGACGGCGGGACGGCCGTACTGCTGCTCCCTCCGGGCGTGGCGAAGCGGCGCGCCGGACGGAGGATCCGGGCCGGCCTTCTGCGCACCGGAGCGCTGCGGGCGGTGATCGCGCTCCCCGCGGGCTCCGCACCGCCCCATGCCGTCGGGCTGCACCTGTGGCTCCTGCGGAAACCCGCGGCCGACGCCCATCCGCTCAAGACCCTGCTGTTGGTCGATGCTGCCGAGACCGAGGAGGGAACAGGCACGAAGGACGGACGGGACCCGGTGGACTGGGATGCCTTGACGCACTCACTGCCTGCTGTCGTACGAGCGCACGAAGCAGGCGAGAGCCGGGACGTGAGCCCGGTCCGGAGCGCCGCCGTTCCCGTCGTCGGCCTCCTGGACGAGCAGGTGGATCTCACCCCCGCACGTCACGTTCCGGCGGTCCGTGGCTCCGCGGCACGGCGCGCGCGGCGTTCGTGGGAGGAGTTCTCCTCCGCGCTCTCCCGGCTGGCAGAGGTTTCGTCCGCCCTGGCCGCGCTGCGGGAACTGGAGGAGGCCGGTGTCCAACCGCCCACCACCAGCATCGACGAACTGCTCCGTGCCGGAGCGCTGGAGCTGCACGGTGGTCAGACCCTGCCCAGGGACGCGGTCCACCAGGGCCCGCGCCCCAGAGGGGCCGTACCCGTACTCACGGTCAATGACCTGATCCGTCGCACGGAACCCACTGGCTGGCTAGGGCCTCATCAGGTGACGGCCTTCGAGGAGCACATCACGCTCACGGCGCCGCTCGACGTGGTCGTGGTAGGTGCCTCGCAGGTGTTCGATGCATGGGTCGAGCAAACCGCGCCGACGGCGCTCGTGCCGCAGATACTGGCGCTGCGGCCCGATCCCGGGCTCCTCGACCCCTGGTTTCTCGCGGGCTGTCTGCGCTCCCCCGGCAACGCGCGCCAGGCCGGCTCCCATTCCACCCATGCCTCCCGGGTCGATGTGCGCAGACTCAGAGTGCCGCGACTGTCCCTGGCCGAGCAGCGGCGCTACGGGGAAGCCTTCCGGCGCATCGTCGAGCTGGAGCGAATGCTCCAGCAGGCGAACGGGCTGGGCCGGGAGCTGACCGGGGCATTGAGCGACGCCCTGGCCGAGGGCAGACTGCGTTAG
- a CDS encoding serine/threonine protein kinase, translating into MTLNGRYRLEESFSGGMAMLWKAWDTYRDTWVAVKVLHERNELVRLHETTDGEALESDLTTRFRRECAILREIRHPAIPAWLDEGFHDGRPYLVMEWVEGMSLHQFIETYGQCEPSVVASLIVQMAEALDYAHRCGFIHRDLNPKNVMITREGVVHLVDFGIAMPLDPTVTRYTAYGTRSPGTPGYTSPEQHNGGAVGVPSDIYSLGCVAFELHTGRWPFHPDSERDLERQHESDKPAPSVAWFAPGLPPELAETVDRMLIKPIRQRLDSVPKILAVYRAFLPSVGDPEPSPRLTHDPTRPFRRPESPARTARGRSAAPRRIRPAHRTSSWLQPAAAAAALEAARNELRNGQAAPGPHCEALERMRKDALRSWGIREEVTARIQLICADARFAGADSSADTDTALRLYRELVVELAQHAAPGIREVFLSARAGASSCLLALERDPAPAFDGWVAVTSETAELPEPPEDTLRRCRALGEEFLHLGFRTERVRALLAGLPTTGA; encoded by the coding sequence TTGACGCTGAACGGGCGCTATCGGCTCGAAGAGAGCTTCTCGGGCGGCATGGCCATGCTGTGGAAGGCGTGGGACACCTACCGTGACACCTGGGTGGCCGTCAAAGTCCTTCATGAGCGCAACGAGCTGGTCCGACTCCACGAAACCACCGACGGTGAAGCGCTGGAGAGCGACCTGACGACCCGATTCCGTCGTGAGTGCGCCATCCTGCGGGAGATCCGGCACCCTGCCATCCCCGCCTGGCTGGACGAGGGGTTCCACGACGGTCGGCCCTATCTGGTGATGGAATGGGTCGAGGGCATGTCGCTGCATCAGTTCATCGAGACCTACGGACAGTGCGAGCCGTCGGTGGTCGCCTCCCTGATCGTCCAGATGGCTGAGGCGCTCGACTACGCGCACCGGTGCGGGTTCATCCACCGCGACCTCAACCCCAAGAACGTGATGATCACGCGTGAAGGCGTCGTGCATCTGGTCGACTTCGGCATCGCCATGCCGCTGGACCCCACCGTGACCAGGTACACCGCCTACGGCACCCGCAGCCCGGGCACACCCGGCTACACCTCGCCCGAGCAGCACAACGGAGGCGCTGTCGGCGTTCCCTCCGATATCTACTCCCTCGGCTGCGTCGCCTTTGAACTGCACACGGGCCGATGGCCTTTCCACCCGGACTCGGAACGGGACCTGGAGCGTCAGCACGAATCGGACAAGCCCGCACCGTCGGTCGCCTGGTTCGCCCCCGGCCTGCCCCCGGAGCTCGCGGAAACCGTCGACCGGATGCTGATCAAACCGATCCGGCAGAGGCTCGACAGTGTCCCGAAGATCCTGGCCGTGTACCGCGCCTTCCTGCCCTCCGTCGGTGATCCCGAACCGAGCCCCAGGCTGACCCACGACCCCACCCGGCCGTTCCGCAGGCCCGAATCTCCGGCCCGGACTGCCCGCGGTCGTTCGGCCGCTCCACGGCGGATCCGCCCCGCGCACCGCACCTCCTCCTGGCTCCAGCCGGCCGCCGCGGCCGCCGCGCTGGAAGCCGCCCGCAACGAACTGCGGAACGGACAGGCGGCCCCGGGGCCGCACTGCGAGGCACTGGAGCGGATGCGGAAGGACGCCCTGCGCTCCTGGGGGATCCGTGAGGAGGTCACCGCGCGCATCCAACTCATCTGTGCCGACGCACGGTTCGCGGGGGCCGACTCCTCGGCGGATACGGACACGGCGCTCCGGCTCTACCGCGAACTCGTCGTCGAGCTCGCCCAGCACGCGGCGCCCGGCATCCGGGAGGTGTTCCTCAGCGCCCGAGCCGGGGCGTCGAGCTGTCTGCTGGCTCTGGAGCGGGATCCGGCGCCGGCTTTCGACGGATGGGTGGCGGTCACCTCGGAAACGGCGGAACTGCCGGAACCGCCGGAGGACACCCTGCGGCGCTGCCGGGCCCTGGGGGAGGAGTTTCTGCACCTCGGCTTCCGAACCGAGCGGGTCCGGGCGCTGCTCGCGGGACTGCCCACGACCGGCGCATAA
- a CDS encoding PD-(D/E)XK nuclease family protein gives MSNWPRPLATSDELGLIRAGLPLTREDPADCPAHLAVKARPWLTAASRLPAYDPFLTFALKPLMTALDRIEFHGRSPAEAVEELRRTRGRFGRGRPAHDGLVEWTVEALDRFLSRRRILLDNRGPGELPTEPVAYEWVVRDVLPVHARPDARGAHVYERTAWGRRYASADGTQRELWLLSFGSAKKDRPDAEVAAAASVTAFGRACRPGYDRERDRPEPYTVVDPHRSAPGPSRIRVIDFGCGDGTARTTVDCTPAEAARDFGRYTEPVLTRMLDGSERRPGRSCVECSGAGRCSALPSSAGHGEQAGLIGLPLPVRVRTRRSLSASDLRAYADCPAKYHLTRELKLRSVRPENPAVRRGRAVDAVLNEQHETRRPRGCRGLAAPDESAWSGLPPEIALAAAAMVERHAALCPLDRLAPEEEVRVQAQVTAYDPVLDLVLVAKPDLLHTRRGGWVWRETKTVGRRPYEGGSVLVHHPQLALAVLLMRTGELADGDRRRSRIELELLGSESARRLEIDPWQPSVLASARDIVRRTAGPWLEETVYRAVPGRPCRDCEALDWCREGREHLAADSRRPGGAPVPPPGAAPAACGASRPAAG, from the coding sequence ATGTCCAACTGGCCCCGCCCACTCGCTACTTCCGATGAGCTCGGCCTCATTCGCGCGGGCCTTCCGCTGACCCGGGAGGATCCCGCCGACTGTCCTGCGCATCTGGCGGTGAAGGCCAGGCCCTGGCTGACGGCGGCGAGCCGGCTGCCTGCGTACGACCCGTTTCTCACGTTCGCCCTCAAGCCTTTGATGACGGCCCTTGACCGGATCGAGTTCCACGGCCGCTCTCCGGCGGAGGCCGTCGAAGAACTGCGGCGCACCCGGGGTCGTTTCGGACGTGGCCGCCCGGCGCACGACGGGCTGGTGGAGTGGACGGTCGAGGCCCTCGACCGCTTTCTGAGCCGTCGAAGGATCCTGCTGGACAACCGTGGCCCGGGCGAGCTGCCCACCGAGCCGGTGGCGTACGAGTGGGTGGTCCGGGATGTGCTGCCCGTGCACGCCCGTCCCGACGCACGCGGTGCCCATGTGTACGAGCGCACCGCGTGGGGACGACGGTACGCCTCCGCCGACGGAACCCAGCGGGAACTCTGGCTACTCTCCTTCGGATCGGCGAAAAAGGACCGGCCCGACGCCGAGGTGGCGGCCGCCGCGTCCGTGACCGCCTTCGGTCGGGCCTGCCGGCCCGGATACGACCGGGAGCGGGATCGCCCGGAGCCGTACACCGTGGTCGATCCGCACCGGTCCGCCCCCGGGCCGAGCCGGATCCGCGTCATCGACTTCGGCTGTGGAGACGGAACGGCGCGAACGACCGTGGACTGCACTCCCGCCGAAGCCGCGCGCGACTTCGGGAGGTACACGGAACCCGTCCTGACGAGGATGCTCGACGGATCCGAACGACGGCCGGGCCGTTCCTGCGTCGAGTGCTCGGGGGCCGGGCGCTGCAGTGCGCTGCCGTCGTCCGCGGGCCACGGGGAGCAGGCAGGTCTCATCGGGCTTCCCCTTCCGGTCCGCGTCCGCACCCGGCGCAGCCTGTCGGCCAGCGATCTGCGTGCCTATGCGGACTGTCCGGCGAAGTACCACCTGACCAGGGAGCTCAAGCTCCGCTCGGTCCGTCCGGAGAATCCCGCTGTCCGACGGGGGCGCGCCGTCGACGCCGTACTCAACGAACAGCACGAGACGCGACGGCCGCGCGGCTGCCGCGGCCTGGCAGCGCCGGACGAGTCCGCTTGGTCCGGGCTGCCACCGGAGATCGCTCTCGCTGCGGCTGCGATGGTGGAACGCCATGCTGCCTTGTGCCCCCTCGACCGGCTGGCCCCCGAGGAGGAGGTCCGTGTCCAGGCACAGGTCACGGCCTACGACCCGGTGCTCGACCTGGTGCTCGTCGCCAAACCCGATCTGCTGCACACCCGGCGTGGCGGGTGGGTCTGGCGGGAGACCAAGACCGTCGGCCGCCGCCCGTACGAGGGAGGTTCGGTGCTGGTGCACCACCCGCAACTCGCCCTGGCCGTACTGCTCATGCGTACGGGGGAGTTGGCCGACGGGGATCGCCGCCGGTCCCGCATCGAACTGGAGCTCCTCGGCTCCGAGTCCGCTCGCCGTCTGGAAATCGACCCCTGGCAACCCTCGGTGCTCGCCTCTGCGAGAGACATCGTCCGCAGGACGGCCGGCCCCTGGCTGGAGGAGACGGTGTACCGGGCAGTGCCGGGCCGGCCGTGCCGGGACTGCGAGGCGCTGGACTGGTGCCGGGAGGGACGCGAGCATCTGGCGGCGGATTCACGACGGCCCGGCGGCGCCCCGGTGCCGCCGCCAGGGGCGGCTCCCGCCGCATGCGGGGCATCGCGCCCGGCCGCAGGATAG
- a CDS encoding pPIWI_RE_Y domain-containing protein, with the protein MHPSGTTTDWENEPGVELVELLARAVVALEDITELSSFRLPYPHVVHQALNRTALVCLLRRAEPPRSVPELLSWCRDRPLANWLLDLPADAAGPADRLLDEHTGLPTELVREWWAHQADVPARLHHQDVLRWALQRCRSLGPESYGAFRRLLVEHPVLTHTEWFKVISNPALMGLPELLENIYQPVPSCFVRPGRGCAQCRRCGTLLTPVGDADWWCERDYCRSESGEPPIDRIIPPEQCKGLVQLDRPLRQFVTWPGRIARGLRKRLTRLGATVTMWPTTEAYIMRVGLPDGRSWAVDIKDRAHPALLGRSAGPAPAGPPHHETLWVVPGHRVRARPDYLTVFHRNHPRPEGGISLLPEGELLLRAERHIRESGGGPADA; encoded by the coding sequence GTGCATCCCTCGGGAACAACGACCGACTGGGAGAACGAGCCCGGTGTGGAGCTGGTGGAGCTACTGGCTCGTGCCGTCGTGGCCCTGGAAGACATCACCGAGCTGTCGTCCTTTCGCCTCCCCTATCCGCACGTCGTCCACCAGGCCCTGAACCGTACGGCTCTGGTCTGTCTGCTGCGCCGGGCCGAGCCGCCGCGATCCGTCCCGGAACTGCTCAGCTGGTGCCGGGACCGTCCGCTGGCCAACTGGCTTCTCGACCTCCCGGCGGATGCGGCGGGGCCCGCCGACCGGTTGCTGGACGAACACACCGGACTGCCGACGGAACTCGTACGCGAGTGGTGGGCGCACCAGGCCGACGTCCCGGCACGCCTGCATCACCAGGACGTCCTGCGCTGGGCGCTCCAGAGATGCCGGAGCCTCGGCCCCGAGTCGTACGGCGCGTTCCGCAGGCTGCTGGTCGAGCACCCGGTACTCACCCATACGGAGTGGTTCAAGGTGATCAGCAATCCTGCGCTGATGGGGCTGCCGGAGCTGCTCGAAAACATCTACCAGCCCGTTCCTTCCTGTTTTGTGCGCCCCGGGCGCGGGTGTGCACAGTGTCGGCGCTGCGGCACTCTGCTGACCCCCGTGGGCGATGCCGACTGGTGGTGCGAACGCGACTACTGCCGCAGTGAGAGCGGGGAACCCCCCATCGACCGGATCATCCCGCCGGAACAGTGCAAGGGTCTCGTCCAGCTGGACCGGCCGCTGCGACAGTTCGTCACCTGGCCCGGCCGGATCGCGCGCGGCCTGAGGAAGCGGCTCACCCGGCTCGGCGCGACCGTGACGATGTGGCCGACCACGGAGGCGTACATCATGCGGGTGGGCCTTCCCGACGGCCGCAGCTGGGCCGTCGATATCAAGGACCGGGCCCATCCCGCGCTGCTGGGCCGGTCCGCGGGACCGGCTCCTGCCGGGCCTCCGCACCACGAGACGCTCTGGGTGGTACCCGGGCACCGGGTTCGGGCCCGGCCGGACTATCTGACGGTCTTCCACCGCAACCACCCTCGTCCGGAGGGCGGGATCAGCCTTCTGCCGGAGGGCGAACTGCTGCTCCGTGCGGAACGGCACATCAGGGAATCCGGAGGAGGACCGGCTGATGCGTGA